A section of the Bacillus sp. HSf4 genome encodes:
- a CDS encoding glycoside hydrolase family 3 C-terminal domain-containing protein, which translates to MLKITRILLLSLLCAFLAAGFSLPQPAAGKAPGYDFPFQNPKLPVKKRVSDLISHLTLAEKVSLMHQYQPAIPRLGIPAFKTGTEALHGVAWLGEATVFPQAVGLAHTWDRALIKEVGSAVGDEVRGFHHLDPAANGVNVWAPVVDLLRDPRWGRNEEGYSEDPFLTGEMSTAYAAGLRGDDPFYLKTIPTLKHFLGYNTETNRGFSSASIDPRNMQEYYLKPFESAITEKAAFGLMPAYHSINDKPAILSPLLQSTVKQKWAGDDFFIVSDAYDPSGIVNDHHYYDNHEEAHAHAVKAGVDSFTDQDQNPELTKNAITGALKKGLISEKDLDQALANVFSLRFRTGEFDPDERNPYSRLTDDVINSPKHQRLAKEAAQKSIVLLKNSKQLLPFNKRKKEQIAVIGHLGNTLYEDWYSGTMPYQITPLDGIKDKIGEERVSFAEGLEHAGFKSILTGKYVTAGRGGKQPLAAAAEKLEHNETFDLADWGGDVYTLRAHANRRYVSLQDDGRLIANQKQPNGWTVRETFQFEKLSDGTFAIKNKANGKYISAATDGTLTASAEKPASAAERFAKTIVKNGIDEAVQLAKSADKAIVFVGNNPYINGRETEDREDIKLPFAQEELIKAVHQANPNTVLAVISSYPFALNWADRHIPAILYTSHGGQEAGSALSDILFGDKNPGGRLTQTWYTSARDLPDMTDYDIIKGKRTYKYFDGDPLYSFGHGLSYTSFRYSSLSVSSNTLKKRGAVTVQVKITNTGNKTGDEVVQLYTSPRFKTRVKQAKQDLKDFKRITLSPQETKTVSFKLKQTDLAFWDVTREKFAVEKGPYRIAVGSSSTDIRRTKPILVDGETIPKRNPAQKTKAENYDDYKGVQITEESKSGGDAVKNDENGAWISYKDVRFKGEKHLKIRAASSGGGEVGIYLGHPGKGKKIGSLKIPDTSGLQNWKTLETPVKRTAGTHHIYFVFQGSISIDTFQFQR; encoded by the coding sequence ATGCTGAAGATCACCCGGATCCTCCTCTTGTCTTTGTTGTGCGCCTTCCTTGCCGCCGGTTTCAGTCTGCCGCAGCCGGCGGCAGGCAAGGCCCCGGGATACGATTTCCCGTTTCAAAATCCCAAGCTTCCCGTTAAGAAAAGAGTCAGTGACTTGATCTCCCATCTGACGCTCGCTGAAAAAGTGTCGCTGATGCATCAGTATCAGCCGGCCATTCCCCGCCTCGGCATTCCTGCTTTCAAGACGGGTACCGAAGCGCTTCACGGTGTTGCCTGGCTCGGGGAAGCGACCGTTTTTCCCCAAGCCGTCGGGCTCGCCCACACTTGGGACCGCGCCTTGATCAAGGAGGTCGGCTCAGCGGTCGGTGACGAGGTCCGCGGTTTTCATCATCTTGATCCGGCGGCAAACGGCGTCAATGTCTGGGCTCCCGTCGTCGATTTGCTCCGCGATCCAAGATGGGGCAGAAATGAAGAAGGCTATTCTGAAGACCCTTTTTTAACAGGAGAAATGTCAACCGCTTATGCGGCAGGGTTAAGGGGAGATGACCCCTTCTATTTGAAAACGATTCCAACTTTAAAACACTTTCTCGGATACAATACGGAAACGAACCGGGGCTTCAGTTCAGCGAGCATTGACCCGAGGAATATGCAGGAATATTATTTGAAGCCGTTTGAATCGGCCATTACCGAAAAAGCGGCGTTCGGCCTGATGCCCGCTTACCATTCCATCAACGACAAGCCCGCGATTTTGAGCCCGCTCCTTCAAAGCACTGTCAAACAAAAATGGGCCGGGGACGATTTCTTTATCGTAAGCGATGCTTATGATCCGTCAGGGATTGTCAATGACCACCATTACTACGACAACCATGAAGAAGCACATGCCCACGCTGTCAAAGCAGGCGTTGACAGCTTCACAGATCAGGATCAAAATCCCGAGCTGACAAAGAACGCCATCACGGGAGCGTTAAAAAAAGGGCTAATTTCCGAAAAAGACCTGGATCAGGCATTGGCAAACGTATTCAGCCTCCGCTTTCGCACAGGCGAATTTGACCCCGATGAACGCAATCCGTACAGCCGCCTGACTGATGACGTCATCAACAGTCCAAAGCACCAAAGGCTTGCGAAAGAAGCCGCGCAAAAATCAATCGTTTTATTAAAAAACAGCAAACAGCTTCTCCCCTTCAATAAGCGGAAAAAAGAACAGATTGCAGTCATCGGCCACCTCGGGAATACGCTTTATGAAGATTGGTACAGCGGTACGATGCCTTATCAAATCACCCCGCTTGACGGAATCAAAGACAAAATCGGCGAAGAGCGTGTCTCTTTTGCAGAAGGCCTCGAACATGCCGGATTCAAATCCATACTGACCGGAAAATATGTAACGGCCGGGCGCGGCGGCAAACAGCCGCTAGCAGCCGCAGCGGAGAAGCTTGAGCACAATGAGACATTCGACTTGGCCGACTGGGGAGGCGATGTATACACACTGCGCGCCCATGCGAATCGCCGCTATGTCTCGCTTCAAGACGACGGTCGTTTAATCGCCAATCAAAAACAGCCGAACGGCTGGACGGTTCGCGAAACCTTTCAGTTCGAAAAGCTGTCTGACGGAACGTTCGCTATCAAAAACAAAGCCAACGGCAAATACATCTCCGCCGCAACAGACGGCACCTTAACGGCCTCCGCGGAAAAACCGGCTTCAGCGGCAGAAAGGTTTGCAAAAACCATCGTCAAAAACGGAATAGATGAAGCCGTCCAATTGGCGAAATCGGCTGACAAAGCGATCGTTTTCGTCGGAAACAACCCTTACATCAACGGCCGGGAAACCGAAGACAGAGAGGATATCAAGCTTCCTTTCGCCCAGGAAGAGCTGATCAAAGCCGTCCATCAAGCCAATCCGAACACAGTGCTAGCCGTCATCAGCAGCTATCCGTTCGCACTGAATTGGGCCGACAGACACATCCCCGCGATTTTGTATACCTCCCACGGGGGACAGGAAGCGGGAAGCGCTCTGAGCGACATCCTCTTCGGTGATAAAAATCCTGGGGGACGGTTAACACAAACGTGGTACACATCTGCCAGGGACCTCCCTGATATGACGGACTACGACATCATCAAAGGAAAGAGAACGTACAAATATTTTGACGGCGATCCCCTGTATTCGTTCGGACACGGTTTATCATACACATCATTCCGCTATTCAAGCTTATCCGTTTCCTCAAACACCTTAAAAAAACGGGGAGCCGTCACGGTTCAAGTCAAGATCACCAATACGGGAAACAAAACAGGTGATGAAGTCGTCCAGCTCTATACCTCCCCCCGGTTTAAAACACGGGTTAAGCAGGCAAAACAAGATTTAAAAGACTTCAAGCGGATCACGCTTTCTCCGCAGGAAACGAAGACCGTGTCTTTCAAGCTGAAGCAAACAGACCTTGCCTTTTGGGATGTGACAAGAGAAAAGTTTGCCGTTGAAAAAGGCCCTTACCGAATCGCCGTCGGCAGCTCATCAACAGATATCCGCCGGACAAAGCCGATCCTTGTTGACGGAGAAACAATTCCGAAGCGGAACCCGGCGCAAAAAACAAAAGCCGAAAACTATGACGACTACAAAGGCGTACAGATCACCGAAGAGTCCAAATCAGGCGGTGATGCGGTCAAAAATGACGAAAACGGCGCATGGATCTCCTATAAAGATGTCCGCTTCAAAGGTGAAAAGCATTTGAAAATCAGAGCCGCAAGCAGCGGAGGCGGAGAAGTCGGCATCTACCTTGGGCATCCGGGAAAAGGCAAAAAAATCGGTTCTTTAAAGATCCCTGACACATCGGGACTGCAAAACTGGAAAACACTCGAAACACCCGTCAAAAGAACAGCAGGAACACACCATATTTATTTCGTTTTCCAAGGAAGCATTTCGATCGATACCTTTCAATTTCAACGCTGA